The following DNA comes from Xiphias gladius isolate SHS-SW01 ecotype Sanya breed wild chromosome 10, ASM1685928v1, whole genome shotgun sequence.
TGCTGCCTTCCCCATGTTAAAGCTGAGTTCATCAGTTGACTGGAGGAAAATCATCAGATTAGTCATGTCGACTTACTAGTCTAGTCAACTGAATAGCTAGAGATTGCCTTTTTCTTAATAGAATGCTTGAGTTTCCAACTTTCCAACATCTCTGAATGCAGCGCTAATCTAGGCCCAGCAGTGATTGTTTAAATCTTGAGCAGTGGCTATCATGGAGGAGTTTTCCCTCACGGATGTTAGTGTTTAGCGATCTAATGCCTTCAATTTGCAATCACAGTACATGGTGGTAGTACTTATTTAATCAAATCTGTTTACAGAATGTGTTGGGGCCACTTGAATCTCAGATTGtgattttggtgtttttaaaccTCCGCTGAACAGACTTTTAACACTTATCTACCTGGATGATTCAGCATACCTCTTTTTATGGGTAAGGACTGTATGATAGACACGTAGAAAGTTTCTGTGGCGTTGTTTCTAACTTTTTACAGTGGTTAAATCATTGTATTTGTAGATTTTGGTGAGCCATTTTTCACGTGTTCTTTTTTTGAGTACCTGCAACCTGACTGTTATATGCAGATTCAGCATTtatgatttccttttttatctttGAATGTTCAAATGGCCTGTTTTGCTTAGATTTTCTTTGTAAATATTGTGCAacatgtcatgttttgtttatttgatatgaaaaaggttttaaagaaatgaaaacagaaataaaacaaaaagcatgagAATTCTATGGTTTGGTGTTGGCGTGTTGATTTTGATGAAATATCTGTTGAaaaattgttgctgttttgttaaGAAGCATTTAATCTGAATATTATATGAAGTATCATAATTTCCCttgaaattactgtatataaatgactatacatagatacacacatattctAATCAAGTCTTTGacatagaaaatgtattttaagctTATAAAGTCCATGttagagaagcaaacagatccTCTGAGGAGAATGCTCCATAATCCAGGGTTTTTTCGGCACAATCTTAAAAATTCAGCAAACCCATGGAATGatgtccacatttttaaaaagatacaaTCCGTTCTTGTTAGTGCCCACACGTAGGCATTCTAAGGTGCTTcaaacccaaaacatactgggCTTTGGCTGTCTCATCATGGCTGACTGCTGGACTGACTTGAGGGGTGGATCAGTGTTTATGGCTGGATCACTGATACAGTTTCTCCCCTGTTTGTGACCCAGCTGGGCTGTGGAACACAGCTCCTATGGACATGATGTTAGCCCTTGTCTCTTCACTTCTTCATGATAGAGGAGATATCCAGAAACATACTCTGAGAAAGACAACgagacataaaacacacattatacaccTGGAATTCAGTGAAGCAAGCATCTTTCAGTATTTGTCCAATGTCATTTGTTTCAGCAGTGGACCTAACATTCTTcaagtgcacaaacacatttctgttaaCCTAAAGGCATACTTTCATGCCATTAGGAACAACATAAAGAATGATGAATTAATCCCTTCCATCcattaatttcaaatttagTTTATTGGAGAAGATCACAGTctgcaaatatgtaaattaatcTGTAAAGCCTTTATTGATGCGAATGCATGTCATCATGGTTTAGGTGACACGCCCTTTTTTTGTGAGGTAGTACTGTAATGATTTTTTAAGatataaaactaaatatgaaaTCTATGTAGTCCGGCAGGTGtcatgaagaaaacaaaagacaacacaTTTGTAAGAGCATTTATAGGTGCAGATGAATTGATTTATTAACAGAACATAACATTCAAGTGTTCAgtcaacatttttgacatgttaaagggatgttaaaaataacacaccATTGTTTGAGAGATAAATGCCAAGTATTTCCAAATCTCCACAGTTGTCTCCGACGCCCCTTAAACATATGCTAAATGTTAAACAGATATGTTCAATGCTATTTTCCGTTAAGTCCATTGCACAACAATTTGAACATGAATTAGTAATTAGTGTGCAGACTTGATTCATTGACTCGGTATTTATGTGTCCTTATGAAGATTAGTTATGatctgtaaaatatatataatatagaatCTAGTCttgcattttaatatattttgaattattcaaATTTGTGCTTAAATGTCATATGCCAATCAAAAATTCTATCTCAAattgataaatataaaatatttctatttttgactAGGTGTATTGTCAGGTATAACCTGAGCGTTGTAACTTTGCCTATGAACAATAAATGTCTGCAGCCGACATTATAGACTAGTGTGGAATTTGATTCAGACACATGAAACAATCTCATCTCTTTACTTGCCATTGACATTCTCCGGCCTCCGGCAGGCGGCATCATGGGCATGTCCCCCTGCAGGGAGCCTAATTCATCCGACTCCTCTGAGGTATGTAAAGAAGGGCTTGTGGAGCCGCTGATGGAGGACATGCTGTCAGAGGCTGGCCTGATCAAGAAGCTGGTCTTTCTGGGGTTGGGGATCAGGACCTCACTCCCCACTGACTCCCTTCGCTCGTCCTTATCAAGGTCTCTGATAGTGCTGGGCCTGATGGTGCTACTGGACAGCAGAGCTTCCAAATGGCTGGGTTGAGGGTGTTCTTCCTCATGGGTGTCCTCAAAATGGCTTGTTGCACTTCCCTCTGCATTGGACACAGTAGAAACCCAGGGTGGATGGTGGTCCACCATGGCTGTGTGGCTCTCTGGACCTTCATGGATTTGGGGGGCTTGCATTGCACAGTTCTGGCCAGACCTGGGTGGCATCCTAGGTTGGGGGCAGATATAGCTGGTCTGACTGTGTCCCAGATGAGCCAAGCTGTTGTGTCTTTGAGCATCCTGGTTGGCTTTGAGGCCAGTGCTGTAATGAAGAGGTTTCATGTCCACCTCTGGAATCACTTTGAAGGTCTGAGTCAAAGGCCCGTTGTGAGGTGATAAATTGCTCATTACACAAAGGTGTGGTAAGGATGCCCTCTTCTTGGACTTGTAAATCAAACTGTCATCTTCTGTGTACCTCTCCCCATACAGCGTCTGTTTAATTTTCCTGATGCCCAGGTGAGATATTTCCAGAATGTTGAGAAAAAGTGACACACCAGCGATGGCAATCATGAAGACCATGAAAATGGTCTTCTCTGTGGGCCTGGAGATGTAACAATCTACACTGTTGGGGCAAGGCAGCCTCTCACACTTATAGAGTGGCTCCAGTTGGACACCATAGAGTATATACTGGCCCAGGATGAAGCAGACCTCCACCATAGAGCGTGTAAGGATATGGATGATGTAGGTTCTCAACAGAGAGCCTCTGAGAGGAGCCTTCTTCACCCTCCTCTGCTCGTCTAGCCTCCTCAGCTCCCTCTCCATGCGCTTATGTTCATCCAACGCCAACTCAGCCTCGTCCAGCTCCTCCTTCAACTGGGCCCGTCTGCGGTGGCGTTCCTTCTCCAGTGCTCGGATGCAGTAGAGGGCATGGCCCATGTAGACTAGTGAAGGTGCAGACACAAAGATGACCTGCAGGACCCAGAAGCGAATGAGGGAGATTGGGAAGGCACGGTCATAGCAGACTGCTTTGCAGCCTGGCTGGTCAGTGTTGCAAACAAACTCAGACTGCTCGTCATCCCAAACGTCTTCAGCGGCCGCTCCGAGGATCAGCATGCGGAAGATGAAGAGTATGGTAAGCCAGATCTTGCCCACGATGGTGGAATGAATGTGGACCTCTTCTAGGATGCTGCCCAGCAGGTTCCAGTCACCCATGGTCAGCTTCTCACCACTTCACTGCCACATGTCCTCAAACTATGGAGACACAAAATGCATGGAAAGATTGTGAGAACATGGGCCCCTGGGTACAGATAGGTAAAAGGCTGTACATCCCTTCCATATAGGACCCCTAGACTTAAAGAGGCACAACATGACTACAAACGACACAACCACATCATTTTTTAAtcgttttgtgtctttttatggccattttgtgtctttatggtcattttgtgtctctttgtggctgttttgtgtcttaACTGAACTCTATGACTTACAAACAAGAACTATTAACTTAAGAGGAGCTGGCCCCTGGGTCTGTGCCCGGTAAGcccgttcagtaatccatccataaTTAGGCTGCAGCCTCAGAAAGCCAGACCAAATATTAGGCAAgtcctcctttttgttttctttatagGTTTTATTTTGTAGCTCAGGCCATCAGTTCTATTACCAATCACTAAAGTGATCTAGAGAGTGTAATGTGGCAACATATCTAAAACTGAATCCAACgaggcaagaaacacaagcagttaGACAATCAGAAAGATTGCAAACAAGATGACATTTTAGCCAGATTGGGTACTGCTTCCTCTGTAGGTAAAACCGAAAGTGGGTGCAGAAGCAATGTCTCTAATACCTGCACAGGAAAACTAAGTGTGCCCAACTACTGTAAGTTGAACCAGAAAGTTGGGTTGTAAGCTATTGTGGATGGATACAACCGACAGTTTGGGTTGTAATTTTACTGTTAGCAGtcattttctcctccaaatAAATTTAACTAACCTGGGTGATTGTTTACAAGCTGTCTGAATGTCTGCctgcttgtgtttgttgccTTGTTTTTAGCAATGTCGCGGTGTTCCAAGAGCTCAGGCATTATTATgatgagtacaatgttatcagAACTGGTAGAATCAATGGCcaaatccaaaaaataaaacctaagtttaaataaaatccCAGTTATCCTTTGAAGAGTAAGGCTGGTCTTATTCTGTATCTTTAAAATCCCATGAAGAGATCCAAACTGACAATGTTAAGAAGTTGACACCCTTTGAAACTTCGGAACATCAATGAAACGTTCGAGATATATAATTTGAAGTGATTTACATAGCTAGTTGCAGAGTAATctgaaatttgctttttttgtctagTGTTAAAAATGCTGTGACCACTGACATCCGAGCAAGTAGTTTGATTGATGTGTTCATCAAATCAGGTGTGGCAGGGATCATGTTGATGTCTAACAGAAGGACATAATTTTCAATCATGTGTTGTACAACCTACATAAAAACAGGCCCGTCCCAAGCCTGGTAACCCTATTACAACAAGTGTGAGTGCATTTACATATGTACTGCCTATAagaatgaaaatttaatttagatgTACAGCGTTTTGGACTAAAATGCGATGAAACCAAATATTGCCCTGAGCTGGAAAATGAAGACTTTGAAGTGTCATCAGATGTCACTCtctgagaaaatgaaacagtggTTAAGTGTTTTGGCATATTTTGGAGATATTCAATCAAAggagtttgatttaaaaaataggGGTTATACTAAAGCCCAGTGTATCACAGTGGCTGCTGTCATAGAACTCTAGcatttgtttcattattcaGTCTATGGCGCAGTTCCAGAAGTCATCTCCAATGATTTTATTATGTCACTGATGTTTGAATCCACAGTTGGTCTTTTTCAAGGCCTTGAAAAAAGTGTGGTTGAAACGTCAACCATGGTGTTTCAACGTGCGATCAAAACGTTGGTGATACAGTCATATCACTGGATCTTATAGTGGGTGGTCATCCTATTTTGAAATATGTCATTGCCATGACCAGGACCTAATTTTTGGTTTGCATtcacaagacaaaataaaattgtgctATTGCTGTGTAATACCACAGAAATAACATGCTAATTTTATTTATGGTGGATTTTCCCTCCTATAAATATGCAATTTAATTGCACTAAGTGTGGTCTGGTTTTCTGTGAATGTCAGAAATTCAGCTGGaatcatttctgtctttttacaataacaataacaaataaaggtctaacatttacatttcatatttaGGCCATCTGAGAAAACTACTTTACATGAGTCATTTCTGGACCAATTTGTTGCACACTTTTGGGAAGATGACATAACACCAATTGACTTAATTCAATGAATCAACCATTACAGTAGCACTTACATATCACTGGTGTGGGTTCCCTCTTTGCCTCTTGATGCACTTCATAATGTCTACATAAGCATCCTAGGAATTGATGGTGTCTGTATGGCTACCCCATAGAGGTGTTTGGAGGTCCTCTTGTGCCGGTCCCAAACTCCAGTCCACATCCCTTTGCtctcctgtctttgtttctctgtgtatctGCGTGTACTGTGGCTGCCTGTGTGGTGGGAGTGCTCTCCCGTGTTACATGCAGGGTTCACAGGATGTGAGCATCGATCGCCTCCCGACGGGACAGTGCCCCCCACCCTGCTCCCCTCTCCCACGCCAACAGCGCCAACTCCAACCAGTGCCATCAATATCACCCTCTCTGACAGCGTGATTTGATATTTGTTTATGGCTGGTTTTTCACATAGGGCCTGCTCCTGGTGCCCTCAACATAAAGATGTTACTGAGCCAGCAGGGAGGccttaacatttaatttcaactCAGTTGACCAATCTAATGTGGATAATGTGGTTTAATGGATCATGTCCTACCTGCCTTCTTGTACACAGCTTTTAATTTGGTAGGTTGGGGATATTCATGAATGACTGCCTGGAATCCCTGCTGTGTAAATTCAATCCAACAAAGTAGGTACAGGGCATTGGAAAAGTCTTACTGTGAAAATTACTCaatagttaaaaaaagaaacattctcGCATGAAGGTCATGATGGGATTTTGGAATTACTTTGCTAAGGACTTCTTGCAGGCTAAAGGCACagcagtacttttttttttaccatctatATTaccatatatacagtacatacatatttGGCATGGCACTGCATTATTACCAGCTGTGCACTACTCAACTTTactgagctttttagcatcttttagctcattgttttggttttgctggctgcagttttactgttttggttcactctcaccactttcatcaatgttttttcaagcagcagcagcagcagcagctgtttttccaattttttcccccagatTTCTGtgaataaaaccttttaaactgatgattttttaaaaaaagaaaaaatgttattaaagtcCCACAAAGTCCCACAATTCATCCCCAGTCCCCAAAACATAGGATTAGAagcaagtggccaaaaaaaactaaaatcaatacagctttatttttaatttttaaactttaaaaagtgtTGGTCCTTGTATTAAACAGACAGTTGAAGAGTTATAAGAGGTTCTTAGCCATCTTTAACCTTAAACATAGTCCTCTGATCCATTGTTAGTAGGAAAATATCGATGagtgcagcttttaaaaacaagggAAGCAAGCAAATGTTTGCACAATGTGAAGTCACATTGTGCCATAATATGggaatattttttacttttaccttCAGACTCAAGGAATTATTCCTCATAtatctgttttaaatgtattcatactTTTAGAGCattgttatttttcctttacacCTTTCTACAGTACACACAATTAGTTTAGTGATGTATGGTGTACTGAGTAGGCAAAGTAGTTTAGACCAGAATGCACTGCTGTATGTCTAAAACAACGACATGACATAGGCATGAGTTTTTAACATATTGAATGCTGACACTATCCTGCTCAGGGAGGCCCATATACCCCCTCAGCGTTCAGAGTAAAGCAATAGTACATTTTACTGGCTGGATTCGAGAGCCCTGGTACTTGTCTGCATAAAATGACCAGTTCTGCCTGGAGGGCCTTTAATTAGGTTTCCATTGCACTCTGACAGAGTCAATGTagcattgatttgattttcccttcagaagctgctgctgtggttgCTGAGGCCAACTGCCAGATGTCACACCAGGATCATTGGGTTACACAACCAACGGCTGCTTCATCAGGAGCTCCACCCAACCGACTGAGAGCTAAGCAGCGAGGGCAGGACTTTGTCcaatctgtttgttgtttgacaaTAGGCCTAAACTCATCTACATGTTGGTCTTGATAGCCTTGCGAGGACTTTGAAGTAATGTAGTAACCCCAATTTATCAATAAACTaatggtggaatgtaactatgtacatttactcaaatgcTGTACAGGAGTACTTCCATTTTCATACTTGTATTTCATTAATTCAGAAGTTAAATTACTTATTACTAcatctatttatttaacagttaGTGACTTCTTTGCAAATTtggattttacatacaaaaataatgatacGCTTATGAAAGGATTCATTGTTATAGATTACGAATTTATATGGTGTGTCATCGCCatgagttaagattttttttaaactaattataATTAGCTCCATCTCAGAAactataacattaaaatattgattatacaGTAATGCACCAGTAACAATAATGTAATGATCCAGTACTTGTAATTGACTAACTACAGACCaacttgtgatgggatcacaaCAGCCGCGATGCCCGTCAACAGGCTGAcgttctgacccatgagtactcagaaGTGATTAATACATTACTGACGGGTGTTGCAGCTGGTGTGATCACATCACAAGTTGGTCTGTAGTTTAACCTAATGTCCTAGAGTGCATgggaatgattgaaactgggatacagtgatcTATGACTTTAAACTAATGTGAGCCAGGGGTGTAAACTGGGGGGCCAATTGCCCCTTCCCAACCTTCAGCCCCCTTACTTCTGAAACCCTTGCTTGGACCATACCCATCTTCGAGCTCGGCtgtcattttgatctcaactacacacctgtatAGTTTCGTAACTGTATCTTGCACAGATGTGAAACtatcacagaaacagacacCTACCAGAGTACCCAATACCAGAccctgtggtagttcccgctacagtaggtgtctccaggaccaaGTTCtgccatgacacacacacacacacacacacacacacacacacacacacacacacacacacacacacacacacacacacacacacacacacacacacacacacacacacacacagacacatacaaacacaaaaacaggctctgagcttcagcaaattcaatttgaataaaataacggatactacattaaagagccaagtctcagctttaataTGCGCAGGTTTtcacatcaatatagaaagaactgtgggAGATATGGCCCTTTAAAATCACAGGgcccaaagtttaggggttGAAAAAAATTGGAAGAATACACATTTAGTcagacaaaatcatcatatttaatatttagtggaaaatcctttgcagtcagtgactgcctgaaATCTTTGACCCAAAGACAGCATCTTTGACATCACCCAAAGACGgcactttgtatcttccctggcGATGCTCTCCgagagcttcactgcagccaccttcagctcttgcttgttgtgggcTCCCCTGCCTTTAGTCTGGAAGCGGACTGCTGCTCagtcggactgagatcaggCGACGGACTTGGTTGAGGATATTCCTCCTCTCCACCcagaaaagctctgtggttgctttggttGTATatttaggatcattgtcctgctgaatgataaaatatcattcaatgagttttgatgcattggAATGAATCTAGAACAGAAGCCTCCTGTAAATCTCTGCATTCCTCCTGTTGCTTCCATCAGCACTGAAATCACCAATAAATGCCAGTGAGCCAGTTCCATTGgagccatacatgcccaagcCATAACAGAATCACCGCTATATTTGACAGATAGCTCTCCTTTCAtgttgaatgtgctgaagctcagagcctgtAAAGCAAAACAGTGTGTccaaatgtccaaatacttacggtcTGGACTATATGTGGAATGCACCGTAGTCATTAAGCTATAGAGGCAcctgtatatatttgtttttaatacttgcTGAtcatacttttgtacttttgataGTAAGTAGTGGCAAGgtaagattttgaatgaaaatgaccAACAattaagtacaaaaaaaaatttcacctCGAAACTATAAAGCAGAACCCACAAGACTGTCATCCGATAAAAAATGGCCCAtgttgtctgtgcaagcagcttacTACTTTAAGTCCTTTCATTCTCATTAGAAATGGAATTGTGTTCAAGTTTATATAGGTACTTTATTGATCCTGGAGGGAAATTACTttgccacagcagcaacacatgTAAAGTACAGCGCAACACAACACGTCACCAGTAGCATATAGAAACAAATAGCAATATAGCAAAATAGGATTCAGTGATTAATGGCAAAGCAAAACATAAATGGATGTCAACAAAATTACGAATAGCATTAGAAGATGTGAATTACAGGGATAAATACAATTGACAACTATATATACTTTATGTGTCAGCAGAATATACGTATGCATGGCAACGAATATAATAAAAGGCAGAACAAACTATGAATAGCAGAGCA
Coding sequences within:
- the gja10a gene encoding gap junction protein alpha 10 a, which gives rise to MGDWNLLGSILEEVHIHSTIVGKIWLTILFIFRMLILGAAAEDVWDDEQSEFVCNTDQPGCKAVCYDRAFPISLIRFWVLQVIFVSAPSLVYMGHALYCIRALEKERHRRRAQLKEELDEAELALDEHKRMERELRRLDEQRRVKKAPLRGSLLRTYIIHILTRSMVEVCFILGQYILYGVQLEPLYKCERLPCPNSVDCYISRPTEKTIFMVFMIAIAGVSLFLNILEISHLGIRKIKQTLYGERYTEDDSLIYKSKKRASLPHLCVMSNLSPHNGPLTQTFKVIPEVDMKPLHYSTGLKANQDAQRHNSLAHLGHSQTSYICPQPRMPPRSGQNCAMQAPQIHEGPESHTAMVDHHPPWVSTVSNAEGSATSHFEDTHEEEHPQPSHLEALLSSSTIRPSTIRDLDKDERRESVGSEVLIPNPRKTSFLIRPASDSMSSISGSTSPSLHTSEESDELGSLQGDMPMMPPAGGRRMSMSMFLDISSIMKK